From the genome of Muricauda sp. SCSIO 64092, one region includes:
- a CDS encoding IS110 family transposase: MKKEFIGIDVSKSTLDVYLYHGKAHKVFDNTLTGFSKLLAWAKRQLKETEPVFCFEHTGIYSLKLCEFMQQNQFTYFVISGLELKRSLGIKRGKNDKVDAQAIARYAFLFEKELTPYQLPATSLLKLKNLLTYRAKLVRQRTAHLNQITEQKKVLQVSPDDPILVSAQQIIQFLTKEILQIEKLIRTQIQQNQEITRTFKHITSIKGVGLILAVTLITATDNFKAFKTWRQFACYAGIAPFEHQSGTSIKGKTRISTLGNRTIKTLLSQAAATALQHDPEIKMYYQRRLKAGKSKMSTINVIRNKIVSRTFAVVKRDKPYVNLAKYAA; encoded by the coding sequence ATGAAAAAAGAATTTATCGGTATTGACGTTTCAAAAAGTACCCTCGATGTATACCTCTATCATGGCAAAGCGCACAAAGTATTTGATAATACCCTCACTGGGTTCTCTAAATTATTAGCCTGGGCGAAAAGACAATTGAAAGAAACTGAACCTGTATTTTGTTTTGAGCACACGGGTATCTATAGCTTAAAACTTTGTGAATTTATGCAACAAAATCAGTTTACCTATTTTGTGATCTCTGGGTTGGAACTCAAGCGGTCTCTGGGTATTAAACGTGGAAAGAATGACAAGGTCGATGCACAAGCTATTGCGCGTTATGCCTTTTTGTTCGAAAAGGAGTTGACCCCCTATCAACTTCCGGCCACATCATTATTAAAGCTGAAGAACTTATTAACTTACCGTGCTAAACTTGTACGGCAAAGAACAGCCCACCTCAACCAAATCACCGAGCAAAAAAAAGTGCTGCAGGTATCCCCGGATGATCCCATACTTGTTTCTGCGCAACAGATCATACAATTTTTGACCAAGGAAATCCTTCAGATCGAAAAACTTATAAGAACTCAGATCCAACAAAATCAAGAAATCACTCGAACCTTTAAGCATATCACCTCTATCAAGGGAGTCGGTTTAATCCTGGCGGTAACACTAATCACCGCAACCGATAACTTTAAAGCGTTTAAAACCTGGAGACAATTTGCTTGTTATGCCGGAATTGCGCCTTTTGAGCATCAATCAGGAACGAGTATAAAAGGCAAAACCAGGATAAGTACCTTGGGAAACCGAACAATAAAAACCTTGCTATCACAAGCAGCAGCTACCGCATTACAGCATGATCCAGAGATAAAAATGTATTACCAGCGGAGGTTGAAAGCCGGTAAATCCAAAATGTCAACAATCAATGTGATACGTAATAAAATAGTAAGCCGAACTTTTGCCGTGGTCAAGCGGGACAAGCCATATGTAAATTTAGCAAAATATGCAGCTTGA
- the nusA gene encoding transcription termination factor NusA, protein MENLALIESFSEFKDDKFIDRVTLMAILEEVFRNALKKKFGSDDNFDIIINPDKGDLEIWRNRIVVEDGEVEEPNEEISLSEARKIEPDFEVGEDVSEEVKLMDLGRRSILALRQNLIAKIHEHDNTTIYKQFKDLEGEIYTAEVHHIRHKAIILLDDEGNEIIMPKDKQIPSDFFRKGDNVRGIIESVELKGNKPAIIMSRTSPKFLEQLFFQEIPEVFDGLISIKKAVRIPGEKAKVAVDSYDDRIDPVGACVGMKGSRIHGIVRELGNENIDVINWTNNSQLMVTRALSPARVTSVKLDDEKKTAQVYLKPEEVSKAIGRGGHNIRLAGQLTGYEIDVFREGVEEDVELTEFSDEIDSWIIEEFKKIGLDTARSVLEQDVDDLIKRTDLEEETVNEVVRILKAEFED, encoded by the coding sequence ATGGAAAATCTGGCGCTTATTGAATCCTTCTCGGAGTTTAAGGATGATAAGTTTATTGACAGGGTAACGTTAATGGCAATTTTGGAAGAAGTCTTCCGGAACGCCTTAAAAAAGAAGTTTGGCTCGGATGATAATTTTGACATCATCATCAATCCGGATAAAGGGGATTTGGAAATATGGAGGAACAGGATTGTTGTGGAAGACGGCGAAGTGGAAGAGCCCAACGAGGAAATTTCGCTAAGTGAGGCCCGCAAAATAGAACCGGATTTTGAGGTTGGTGAAGATGTGTCCGAGGAAGTAAAGCTAATGGACCTGGGAAGGCGTTCCATTTTGGCACTTCGCCAAAACCTAATTGCCAAAATCCATGAGCATGACAATACCACCATTTACAAGCAGTTCAAGGATTTGGAAGGTGAAATCTATACAGCAGAAGTACACCACATTCGTCACAAGGCAATTATTCTGCTGGATGATGAGGGCAATGAAATCATTATGCCCAAAGACAAACAAATTCCATCGGATTTCTTCCGGAAAGGGGACAATGTGAGGGGGATAATCGAGAGTGTGGAACTTAAAGGGAACAAGCCTGCCATTATTATGTCCAGGACTTCCCCCAAATTTTTGGAACAGTTGTTCTTCCAAGAGATCCCCGAGGTTTTTGATGGGTTGATCTCCATTAAAAAAGCGGTTCGAATACCAGGGGAGAAAGCAAAAGTTGCCGTTGATTCCTATGATGACAGAATAGATCCCGTGGGAGCTTGTGTCGGTATGAAGGGGTCCCGGATTCACGGTATTGTTCGGGAATTGGGAAATGAAAATATAGATGTCATCAACTGGACCAACAATTCCCAGTTAATGGTGACCAGGGCATTGAGCCCTGCTAGGGTCACTTCCGTGAAACTGGATGATGAGAAAAAAACGGCCCAAGTATACCTTAAACCCGAGGAAGTATCCAAGGCCATAGGTAGGGGCGGCCACAATATACGTTTGGCAGGACAATTAACAGGTTACGAAATAGATGTGTTCCGTGAAGGTGTCGAAGAGGATGTGGAACTAACGGAATTTTCGGATGAAATCGATTCCTGGATTATTGAAGAGTTCAAGAAAATCGGACTGGATACCGCAAGGAGTGTATTGGAGCAAGATGTGGACGATTTAATAAAGCGAA
- a CDS encoding pyruvate kinase, producing MKIKKTIVLGVIAQLDAIIAKMNEDEERLKETLGDVSPYHEKSAQNLANYGSFRSFDVRKMQEHLKNLGLTRFANAEGHIKASVLTIRYLLGLTVAEHEKEALKGQWSIKKGKKILARNTKNLLGEGVSERRVRIMVTQPREAADDYEMVKQMIEKGMDCARINCAHDSQEVWSKIISNIKRAAQELNKEVKIAMDLAGPKIRTGKIVPGPQVLRCKPKKDAYGKAMEPGTIILVPESEYVPLPNMLPMKSGDLEKLQIGQVLSLVDARSKHRQLRVTNCNNTNVEAETMQTIYFEPGLVLNATTDEMLELTVGEIPPKENALVLKVDDEIRIHKEDILGTPAEFSDEGVLTQPAMISCQLPEVFAYIEEGDRVFFDDGKIAGVITEVNEVHFKVKITLAKENGSKLKAEKGINFPDTQLGFSGLTLKDREDLVFVSENADIVNFSFVNRPEDVTELYDVLKKLNAFEYMGIILKIETQFAFENLVPILLEAMKTENVGVMIARGDLAIETGWENIGQVQQEIVSICGAAHVPVIWATQVLENLAKSGLPSRSEITDATTALKAECVMLNKGPYINEAISLLNTILSKMESSQHKKESMLPRLKSLMIQ from the coding sequence ATGAAAATAAAAAAGACAATCGTTTTAGGGGTTATAGCGCAATTGGACGCCATCATAGCCAAAATGAATGAAGATGAAGAGCGTCTAAAAGAAACTTTGGGGGATGTAAGCCCCTATCATGAAAAAAGCGCCCAAAACCTTGCCAATTATGGCTCTTTCCGAAGTTTTGATGTACGGAAAATGCAAGAACACCTTAAAAATTTAGGTCTTACCCGTTTTGCCAATGCCGAAGGGCATATCAAAGCGAGTGTGCTCACAATTCGCTATCTCTTGGGTCTTACCGTTGCGGAACATGAAAAAGAAGCCCTTAAGGGGCAATGGTCCATAAAAAAAGGGAAAAAAATATTGGCGAGAAACACTAAAAACCTACTGGGCGAGGGCGTTAGCGAAAGAAGGGTTCGGATTATGGTCACACAACCCAGAGAGGCCGCTGATGACTACGAAATGGTAAAACAAATGATTGAAAAAGGAATGGATTGTGCCAGAATCAACTGCGCACATGATTCCCAGGAAGTTTGGTCAAAAATAATATCCAATATCAAAAGGGCGGCACAGGAACTCAACAAAGAAGTGAAAATTGCCATGGATTTGGCCGGACCCAAGATACGTACCGGTAAGATTGTCCCTGGACCACAGGTATTGCGTTGTAAACCGAAAAAGGATGCCTATGGTAAGGCAATGGAACCAGGTACGATAATCCTCGTTCCAGAATCGGAATATGTGCCATTGCCAAACATGCTTCCCATGAAGTCAGGTGATTTGGAAAAATTGCAGATCGGCCAGGTACTTTCCTTGGTGGATGCAAGGTCAAAACACCGACAACTTAGGGTAACGAACTGCAACAATACCAATGTGGAGGCCGAAACGATGCAAACGATTTACTTTGAACCTGGTTTGGTCCTTAATGCGACTACCGATGAAATGTTGGAATTGACCGTTGGGGAAATCCCACCAAAGGAAAACGCCCTGGTACTTAAGGTCGATGACGAAATACGTATTCATAAAGAGGATATCCTGGGGACTCCTGCCGAGTTTTCGGACGAAGGTGTATTGACACAACCCGCGATGATATCCTGTCAACTGCCCGAAGTATTCGCGTATATAGAGGAAGGGGATCGCGTATTCTTTGATGATGGCAAAATAGCTGGTGTTATTACTGAGGTCAACGAAGTTCATTTTAAAGTAAAAATTACGTTGGCCAAAGAAAATGGATCCAAGCTTAAAGCGGAGAAGGGCATTAACTTTCCCGATACCCAATTGGGCTTCTCAGGTCTGACCCTTAAGGATAGGGAAGATCTTGTGTTCGTTTCCGAAAATGCCGATATCGTAAACTTTTCCTTTGTCAACCGCCCTGAGGATGTTACGGAACTCTATGATGTACTCAAGAAGCTCAATGCATTCGAGTATATGGGAATCATACTAAAAATTGAAACCCAATTTGCATTTGAGAATTTGGTTCCCATCCTTCTTGAGGCCATGAAAACGGAAAATGTTGGCGTGATGATAGCGAGGGGTGATTTGGCCATAGAAACAGGATGGGAAAATATCGGTCAGGTCCAACAGGAAATCGTATCCATTTGTGGAGCTGCCCATGTACCCGTTATCTGGGCCACGCAGGTATTGGAAAACTTGGCCAAAAGTGGCCTGCCATCACGTTCAGAAATCACCGATGCCACAACAGCCTTAAAGGCGGAATGTGTCATGCTCAACAAGGGTCCTTACATCAATGAGGCCATTAGCTTACTCAACACCATACTTTCCAAGATGGAAAGCTCGCAGCATAAGAAGGAATCCATGTTGCCGCGGCTTAAATCTTTAATGATCCAATGA
- the rimP gene encoding ribosome assembly cofactor RimP, whose amino-acid sequence MFAEKVGDLLKKALEKRQDLFLLDFTIGGDNIIKVVLDGDNGVSLNDCMEISRAIEHNLDREETDFSLEVTSAGATAPLVLPRQYKKNVGRSLEVKTEGRSIEGKLTEVNDNGITLEWKAREPKPVGKGKHTVEKKQEIAFSAIEGAKVVLKF is encoded by the coding sequence ATGTTCGCGGAAAAGGTTGGGGACTTATTGAAAAAGGCTTTGGAAAAGCGGCAGGACCTCTTTTTGTTGGACTTTACCATTGGTGGGGACAACATCATAAAAGTGGTTTTGGATGGGGATAATGGTGTCTCGCTCAACGATTGTATGGAGATAAGTCGTGCCATAGAGCACAACTTGGACAGGGAAGAGACCGACTTTTCGTTGGAAGTGACATCCGCAGGGGCTACGGCACCGCTTGTTCTTCCAAGACAGTACAAAAAAAATGTGGGCCGCAGTTTGGAAGTAAAAACTGAAGGCAGGAGCATAGAAGGAAAATTGACCGAAGTAAATGACAACGGCATTACTTTGGAGTGGAAAGCAAGGGAACCCAAACCAGTAGGTAAGGGAAAGCATACTGTTGAAAAAAAACAGGAAATTGCCTTTTCAGCGATTGAAGGGGCTAAGGTTGTATTAAAATTTTAA